The nucleotide sequence GAAGCTAGAAGTAGAAGATGTTAAGCGACTTTTAGACGAAGAGTGCCTAATTTTATCGGGCGAGACAAACATAGCAGTAATTCGGTTTCTAAGTAAAAAGATAGGAGAGATAGAAAAAGCGGTATTAAAAAGAGTAAAATTGAGGGAAGAGTATGAGAAGCTTTTGACTGCGCCGGGGATAGGGAAGATATTAGCTTTGACGATCATGCTTGAGACAGGAGATATCCGGAGATTTGCGAAGGTCGGGAACTATTCCTCATATTGCCGATGCGTGAAGAGTGAGTATATAACAAACAACAAGAAGAAAGGGGAAGGCAACCGTAAAAATGGCAATAAATACTTGGGATGGGCATATGTAGAAGCAGCTAATTTTGCAAAGAGGTATTGTCCAGAAGCTAAAAAGTTCTACCAAAGGAAGATGGCAAAGACCAACCAGATTGTAGCCACTAAGGCATTAGCAAATAAGATAGCAAGAGCGTGTTACTATGTAATGAGAGATCGAGAGGTATTCAAGGTAGAGAAAGTATTTGGTAGAAGAGAAGGTTGCGGCAGTGAACCGAGGAGGGGGTTGGTAAAAAGCCAGGAGATCTGATTGGTAATCTGTCGCAACCTGCCACATGATTATGAACAGTTTACTATTTCGCCTGTACCATGAGCCAGAAGGGGTTGGACATAAGAGCCAAAAGGTCTGTGAGATTGTTTTTGTTTGGACATGGTAGGGTACCAAGATTTTCTGGTCCGCTTTAGGCGGCAGGGCAAAGTGCATATACTGCC is from Methanophagales archaeon and encodes:
- a CDS encoding IS110 family transposase, whose translation is MGLFTGVDLHSNNGYYGIINEDEERIFKKKLPNHLPTVLSNLEPFREDIVGIVVESTYNWYWLVDGLMEEGYKVHLANPSAIKQYEGLKYSDDVREAFFLAQLLKLGILPEGYIYPKEERPVRDLLRRRLILIRQRTSHILSFQSLITRNTAVKISCNDIKKLEVEDVKRLLDEECLILSGETNIAVIRFLSKKIGEIEKAVLKRVKLREEYEKLLTAPGIGKILALTIMLETGDIRRFAKVGNYSSYCRCVKSEYITNNKKKGEGNRKNGNKYLGWAYVEAANFAKRYCPEAKKFYQRKMAKTNQIVATKALANKIARACYYVMRDREVFKVEKVFGRREGCGSEPRRGLVKSQEI